Proteins from one Fibrobacter sp. genomic window:
- a CDS encoding fibro-slime domain-containing protein: protein MKRFTLFFFPILLMMSSALSQQYPDTLWIQVTFYDFHADGTNPEFEPNHNGGLKQGMVADTLSADRKPVLGPKPFFNYYVDKWFRPWTPGDSTVPVYTDRNGTLGSITTLDHDTAFKNIVIVDSLPFIHAGDGVYEFERSGRNGTPEFFWIDGKGFGDEPSRYRHNFSFTMELHTTFTYKKGLTFNFLGDDDVWAFINGKLAMDLGGIHGSQAGTINLDSIAAEYGLVEGVKFPFDFFYAERHTTNSTIRVSTNLFTPPAILRLYSKPGAPDVNGNIPMGGGDTIRVGELFNVYAHVFDSSVWKPEWDSLVTWELTGADGNVTLISQTDGIAQLLPTKAFGTVTLTARFVNPNDPTQAPAIASVRLYIGPGKPHHITIQQTPDIIQTTDSSLDSLLIPENVNSATLYAVVRDSLGNFIRFADNAQWQSTNPQVATVTPEGNKYQAVVGKVNGGLTQIRVTESNLIPAVVNVMVRTTQIELSSAVTRDNNGNGYLDRIDLTFDASVVITDDMIPLFRIVNGGVVFTIDSIRASGGNTFSVYLKEKTGGEFQTGWTPRLSIQGGTDLVAVHDYVCTDGAGPVVSRALYYPGALRSQQSTSGTPDTIKATISELVNWPPNPDPNALFSYHRGGTRVSDAFSSISILDDSTALLVVSDKISVETDRDSIQLASSGNVKDKASNSPPANGRKAPVEWGAVSINYIPSNNPFIPQKTKISTAVQNYYAPVIQKQVAVEFANKEYGTVIGIQVKGKPLQEIPGPVDSTFGKAVVYDAVGNIVRSNLYVFKAAGNDYGIYWDGTNDNGRLVGRGIYLVRVVTTDVARKTRIGNIKVAIQR from the coding sequence ATGAAACGCTTTACCCTGTTTTTCTTCCCAATTCTTCTTATGATGTCGTCCGCTCTTTCCCAGCAGTACCCTGACACTCTGTGGATTCAGGTGACTTTCTACGATTTTCATGCGGACGGAACTAATCCCGAATTCGAGCCTAATCACAATGGAGGCCTTAAACAGGGGATGGTGGCCGATACACTCTCGGCTGACCGTAAACCGGTTCTGGGTCCAAAACCATTCTTTAACTATTATGTCGACAAATGGTTCCGCCCATGGACTCCGGGTGATTCTACTGTCCCGGTCTACACAGACAGAAATGGTACTTTGGGGAGTATAACAACACTCGACCATGATACAGCTTTTAAAAACATCGTTATCGTGGACTCCCTTCCTTTTATTCATGCTGGCGATGGTGTATACGAGTTTGAACGGAGTGGAAGAAACGGTACTCCGGAGTTTTTCTGGATCGATGGCAAGGGCTTTGGTGATGAACCCTCCAGATATCGCCACAACTTCTCCTTCACCATGGAACTTCATACGACTTTTACCTACAAGAAGGGACTGACGTTTAACTTCCTTGGTGATGATGATGTCTGGGCATTTATCAACGGAAAACTGGCCATGGATCTTGGCGGGATACATGGTTCACAAGCCGGTACTATTAATCTGGATAGTATCGCCGCTGAGTATGGCCTTGTTGAAGGCGTAAAGTTCCCCTTTGATTTCTTCTATGCAGAGCGTCATACAACCAACAGCACAATCAGAGTATCGACAAACCTTTTTACTCCTCCTGCCATACTGAGGCTTTATTCCAAGCCGGGAGCACCGGATGTCAATGGGAATATACCTATGGGGGGGGGCGATACAATCCGTGTCGGGGAATTATTCAATGTTTATGCACATGTTTTTGACAGTAGTGTCTGGAAACCGGAGTGGGATAGTCTTGTTACATGGGAGTTAACCGGTGCAGATGGAAATGTCACTTTAATTTCCCAGACTGATGGTATTGCACAGCTTCTTCCCACCAAAGCGTTTGGCACGGTGACCCTTACGGCGCGTTTTGTTAATCCCAACGATCCTACTCAGGCTCCGGCAATTGCTTCAGTGAGGCTTTACATCGGCCCCGGGAAACCGCATCATATAACAATCCAGCAGACCCCCGATATTATCCAGACGACAGACAGCAGTCTTGATTCACTGCTGATCCCTGAGAATGTAAACAGTGCAACTTTATATGCTGTTGTACGGGACAGTCTGGGTAATTTTATCCGCTTTGCGGATAATGCCCAGTGGCAGAGTACAAATCCGCAGGTGGCAACTGTAACTCCGGAGGGGAACAAATACCAGGCGGTCGTGGGAAAGGTAAACGGCGGATTGACCCAGATCAGAGTCACTGAATCGAATCTGATACCGGCGGTTGTTAATGTGATGGTCAGGACAACTCAGATCGAGCTGAGTTCGGCTGTGACAAGGGATAATAATGGAAACGGCTATCTTGATAGAATCGATCTGACATTTGACGCCTCGGTTGTAATCACAGATGATATGATTCCTCTTTTCCGGATTGTAAATGGAGGGGTAGTATTCACTATTGACAGTATCAGGGCCTCAGGCGGGAACACTTTCAGTGTGTATTTAAAAGAGAAAACTGGTGGTGAATTTCAGACTGGCTGGACACCACGTCTTTCCATCCAGGGTGGAACTGACCTGGTAGCGGTACACGATTATGTCTGTACGGATGGAGCCGGTCCAGTTGTAAGCAGGGCTCTTTACTATCCCGGTGCTCTGAGAAGCCAGCAGAGTACATCCGGAACACCCGATACCATAAAAGCAACCATCAGTGAGCTTGTAAACTGGCCTCCCAATCCTGATCCTAACGCTCTATTTTCTTATCACCGGGGTGGAACCCGTGTTTCAGACGCCTTCTCTTCGATTTCTATTCTGGATGACAGTACTGCACTGCTGGTTGTTTCCGATAAAATAAGTGTCGAGACCGACAGAGACAGTATCCAACTGGCATCATCGGGAAATGTAAAAGATAAGGCATCAAACAGTCCGCCGGCTAATGGACGTAAAGCTCCAGTGGAGTGGGGTGCTGTGAGTATAAATTATATTCCCAGCAATAATCCTTTTATACCGCAGAAGACAAAGATTTCTACTGCAGTTCAGAATTATTATGCTCCTGTGATTCAGAAGCAGGTCGCTGTTGAATTTGCCAATAAGGAATACGGGACTGTAATAGGAATTCAGGTCAAGGGTAAACCGTTGCAGGAGATTCCTGGCCCTGTTGACAGCACTTTTGGGAAAGCGGTTGTTTATGATGCTGTCGGGAACATCGTGAGGTCAAATCTGTACGTGTTCAAGGCTGCCGGGAATGATTACGGAATTTACTGGGACGGGACCAATGACAACGGTCGGCTTGTCGGAAGAGGGATTTACCTTGTAAGAGTGGTAACCACAGACGTCGCCAGAAAGACCAGAATTGGCAATATTAAAGTTGCAATACAGAGATAA
- a CDS encoding nitroreductase: MDFIELIKKRYSVRGFQERPVSDELVLKVLEAARWAPSACNNQPWNFIVIRSTEFKLRLEAVYNRPWFLAAPVIIAACCDRNISWKRTDGKEYGDVDIAIALDHLTLAAAEMGLGTCWVGAFNYPEACRVLRLPDNVEPVAFTPLGYPSIERSTKKRKELDQIVHWEHFGGSREDLK, encoded by the coding sequence ATGGATTTTATCGAACTGATAAAGAAGAGATACTCTGTGCGCGGCTTTCAGGAAAGGCCTGTAAGTGATGAACTGGTGTTGAAGGTGCTGGAAGCGGCAAGATGGGCTCCATCGGCCTGCAACAATCAGCCCTGGAATTTTATAGTGATTCGTAGCACGGAGTTTAAACTGAGACTTGAGGCGGTTTACAACAGACCATGGTTTCTGGCTGCGCCGGTTATAATTGCAGCATGTTGTGACAGAAACATATCCTGGAAGAGAACCGATGGGAAGGAATATGGAGATGTTGATATTGCCATAGCATTGGATCATCTGACCCTTGCTGCCGCGGAAATGGGTCTGGGTACATGCTGGGTAGGTGCTTTCAATTATCCGGAGGCATGCAGGGTGTTGAGGCTTCCTGATAATGTTGAGCCCGTGGCTTTTACTCCTCTGGGATATCCATCCATCGAGCGATCCACTAAAAAGCGAAAAGAACTGGACCAGATAGTGCATTGGGAGCATTTCGGCGGCAGCAGG